A DNA window from Drosophila pseudoobscura strain MV-25-SWS-2005 chromosome 2, UCI_Dpse_MV25, whole genome shotgun sequence contains the following coding sequences:
- the crb gene encoding protein crumbs isoform X1, with protein sequence MAKIVNASASATAATAHVTRQQKRQQQQQRLQHQQRSRSAARRMQSRARTKSAAQITTSTAQHLLKRAISAPQWIFLFILIYLATDVASVEVHTKEAYFNGSTYLRLTTPMPIWDHSAISFRSCRGGEILAQQYNKNSIVISVLNDFLQISLAGPAVHGPNNRLDVKLPYQLLDNRWHTLQFKYEYGNLYLHVDRAASIFANSTYNSQFLTNQDIGYKDAILILGNSFSGCLLDGPGLQFVNNSTIQNVVFGVCPLTPGPCSDHDLFTRLPDNFCLTDPCMGHGTCSSNSEGYECRCTARYSGKNCQKDNGSPCGKNPCVNGGTCLENSRGDYQCFCDAQHSGQHCETEVNIHPLCQSNPCLNNGACVVLGGTGSIACECPKGYAGPRCEIDTDECASQPCQNNGSCIDRINGFSCDCSGTGYTGAFCQTNVDECDKSPCLNGGRCFDTYGWYTCQCLDGWGGEVCDRPMTCQTQQCLNGGSCVDKAIGFQCICPPEYSGELCQLGPSCTQQCPIDSECVGGKCVCKPGTTGPIGHCLPTTTTTPTPEQLPTTTTIVAITVPAITNTNTTPTTILPTTTTTTASKLNKNQQQQQSPTHRLASLNACPQENCLNGGTCLGYSSNYTCICASGYTGYNCQQSTGDGGAAAAMALTPINCNATNGKCLNGGTCSMNGTHCYCSVGYTGDRCEKADNCSPLNCQEPMVCVQNLCTCPENKVCNQCATQPCQNGGECLDLPNGDYECKCARGWTGRNCANDVDECTLHPKICGNGICKNEKGSYKCYCTPGFTGIHCDSDVDECLSFPCLNGATCHNKINAYECVCQPGYRGENCEIDIDECITNPCSNGSTCIDMINNFTCSCIPGMTGRVCDIDIDDCVGDPCLNGGQCIDQLGSFRCDCSGTGYEGQNCELNIDECVSNPCTNGAKCLDQVKDYFCECHAGYKGKNCDQDINECESNPCQYNSNCLERSNQTLYQLSRLTDLPKVFSQPFSYENASGYECVCVPGIIGKNCEININECESNPCSKHGTCNDGIGTYTCECEPGFEGTHCEINIDECDRFNPCQSGTCIDQINDYECDCDANFGGKNCSVPLIGCLTNPCLNNGTCRPYLVNETVHLYNCTCENGFQGDTCEKTTTLSMVATSLISVTTEREEGYDINLQFRTTLPNGVLAFGTSGEKNEPVSYILELINGRLNLHSSLLNKWEGVFIGSKLNDSNWHKVFVAINTSHLVLSANDEQAIFPVGSYETANNSQPSFPRTYLGGTIPNLKSYLRHLTHQPSAFVGCMQDIVVNGKWIFPDEQSANFTYGDTKLENVQSGCPRTEQCKPNPCHSNGECTDLWHTFACHCPRPFFGHTCQHNMTAATFGHENTTHSAVIVETTDVGRRAIRSILDISMFIRTREPTGQVFYLGSDPRKAPTKNIGDSYVSAKLHGGELLVKMQFSGTPEAYTVGGQKLDNGYNHLIEVVRNQTLVQVKLNGTEYFRKTLSTTGLLDAQVLYLGGPAPTRESLLPASTEPGVDESVTVLSKETTDDSKDYFKGIIQDVKVSNGSLNLIVEMYPLNVTDVQVNAKPLGAVSIDRASVLPGEVSDDLCRKNPCRHNAECRNTWNDYSCKCPNGYKGKDCQEIEFCQLVTCPGESVCQNLDDGYECLTNTTFTGRERSPLAFFYFQEPPPAEETGGETAPKQTLKPSIEIAYRTRAGGTLLFIDNADSFFEIGVNGGRVTITWKLTQLHIGESTRFEKENADGEWSRIFLRAHNGKLEGGWKGWESMVDPAPSFSVDIDQAAIQYLLSSSTQVYLGGMPESRQSRGSTLSAQQGSQFKGCVGEARVGDLLLPYFSNAELYPRTENVSVQLKAQFRLNTTRPDEGCILCFQSDCRNDGFCRAPSDEYACTCQAGYEGDDCSIDIDECLNTVCKNNGTCINQVADFFCQCPEGFEGRYCEQNIDECAMQPCQNGGNCTDLIAAYFCDCPEDYTGPQCDVLKQMTCENEPCRNGSTCENGFNGLTGNNFTCTCASGFEGTLCDVPFCERTPCDNGGLCLTTGVSPMCKCSLGYTGRLCEQDINECDSNPCQNEGKCKDLVGAYECNCLGTGFEGVHCENDIDECSVEGEYCGGLGRCFNKRGSFQCICEKPYCGAYCNFTDPCNATDICGNGGRCMENCGTEPDYYCVCTEGFAGKNCTAPIVAKEDGPSTTDIAIIVIPVVVVLLLIAGALLGTFLVMARNKRATRGTYSPSAQEYCNPRLEMDNVLKPPPEERLI encoded by the exons ATGGCTAAGATCGTGAATGCGTCAGCGTCAGCAACCGCAGCAACTGCGCACGTCACACGACAACagaaacgacaacaacaacaacaacgactaCAACATCAGCAGCGGAGCAGATCAGCAGCAAGAAGAATGCAGAGCCGTGCCCGCACGAAAAGCGCAGCTCAAATTACGACGTCGACAGCGCAGCATTTGCTCAAGCGCGCCATTTCAGCGCCTCAATGGATATTTCTCTtcatattaatatatttagCAACAG ATGTTGCCTCCGTGGAGGTGCATACCAAGGAGGCATACTTTAATGGCTCCACTTACCTCCGTCTGACCACGCCGATGCCCATTTGGGACCATTCGGCGATTAGTTTCCGCTCGTGCCGCGGCGGCGAGATACTCGCCCAGCAGTACAACAAAAACTCAATCGTAATCTCAGTGCTCAACGATTTTCTGCAAATCTCATTGGCCGGCCCCGCCGTCCATGGGCCAAACAATCGCCTGGATGTGAAATTGCCCTACCAACTGTTGGACAATCGCTGGCATACGCTCCAGTTCAAATACGAGTACGGTAACCTCTATTTGCATGTGGATCGTGCGGCAAGCATATTTG CCAACTCCACATATAACAGTCAGTTCCTGACGAATCAGGACATCGGCTACAAAGATGCCATCTTGATACTGGGCAACTCCTTTTCCGGCTGCCTTCTGGATGGACCCGGACTGCAGTTCGTGAACAATTCGACCATACAGAATGTCGTATTTGGGGTATGTCCGCTGACGCCCGGACCCTGCAGCGATCATGATCTGTTTACCcggctgccggacaatttctGTTTGACCGATCCGTGCATGGGTCATGGCACGTGCTCCTCCAATTCCGAGGGCTACGAGTGCCGCTGCACGGCCCGGTACTCGGGCAAGAACTGCCAGAAGGACAATGGCTCGCCCTGCGGCAAGAATCCGTGTGTGAATGGTGGCACCTGCCTGGAGAACTCGCGCGGCGACTACCAGTGCTTCTGCGATGCCCAGCACAGTGGGCAGCACTGCGAAACGGAGGTGAACATCCATCCGCTGTGCCAGTCGAATCCCTGCCTGAACAACGGCGCCTGTGTGGTGCTCGGCGGCACCGGGAGCATCGCCTGCGAGTGCCCCAAGGGCTATGCGGGTCCCCGTTGCGAGATCGACACGGACGAGTGTGCCTCCCAGCCGTGCCAGAATAATGGCAGCTGCATCGACCGCATCAATGGCTTCAGCTGCGACTGCTCCGGCACCGGCTACACGGGCGCCTTCTGTCAGACCAACGTGGATGAGTGCGACAAGAGTCCGTGCCTGAACGGCGGACGCTGCTTCGATACGTACGGCTGGTACACCTGCCAGTGCCTGGACGGATGGGGCGGCGAAGTGTGTGATCGACCCATGACCTGCCAGACCCAGCAGTGCCTCAACGGCGGCTCCTGTGTGGACAAGGCCATTGGGTTCCAGTGCATCTGCCCCCCGGAATACAGTGGAGAGCTCTGCCAGCTGGGCCCGAGCTGTACCCAACAGTGTCCCATCGATTCGGAGTGCGTTGGCGGCAAGTGCGTGTGTAAGCCAGGCACAACGG GCCCTATTGGTCATTGTCTacctacaacaacaaccacaccGACACCAGAACAactgccaacaacaacaacaatagtcGCAATCACTGTACCAGCAATtacgaatacaaatacaactccaacaacaatattaccaacaacaacaacaacaacagctagTAAACttaacaaaaaccaacaacaacaacagtcacCAACCCATCGATTGGCCTCCCTGAATGCATGTCCCCAAGAAAACTGCTTGAACGGTGGCACCTGCCTGGGATATAGTAGCAATTATACCTGTATATGTGCTAGTGGATACACAG GCTACAACTGCCAGCAGAGCACGGGCGATGGAGGAGCGGCCGCCGCCATGGCCTTGACGCCCATCAACTGCAATGCAACCAACGGCAAGTGCCTGAACGGAGGTACTTGCTCAATGAACGGCACCCACTGCTACTGCTCGGTGGGCTACACCGGAGACCGGTGCGAGAAGGCCGACAACTGCTCGCCCCTCAACTGCCAGGAGCCGATGGTGTGCGTCCAGAACCTGTGCACCTGTCCCGAGAACAAGGTATGCAACCAGTGCGCCACCCAGCCCTGCCAGAACGGCGGCGAATGCCTGGACCTCCCCAACGGCGATTACGAGTGCAAGTGCGCCCGCGGCTGGACAGGAAGGAATTGCGCCAACGATGTGGACGAGTGCACGCTGCACCCAAAGATCTGCGGTAATggcatctgcaagaacgagAAGGGGTCCTACAAGTGCTACTGCACCCCAGGCTTCACGGGCATCCACTGCGACTCGGATGTGGATGAGTGCCTCAGTTTTCCCTGTCTGAATGGAGCCACATGCCACAACAAG ATCAATGCCTACGAGTGCGTTTGCCAGCCCGGATACCGTGGCGAGAACTGCGAGATCGACATTGACGAATGCATCACCAATCCCTGTTCGAACGGATCTACCTGCATTGATATGATCAACAACTTTACCTGTTCATGCATACCGGGCATGACGGGACGTGTCTGCGACATTGACATCGACGACTGTGTGGGAGATCCCTGCCTGAATGGAGGCCAGTGCATCGATCAATTGGGCAGCTTCCGATGCGACTGCAGCGGCACTGGCTATGAGGGACAGAATTGTGAGCTAAACATCGACGAGTGCGTGTCCAATCCGTGTACAAACGGGGCGAAATGCCTCGATCAGGTGAAGGACTACTTCTGTGAGTGTCATGCTGGGTACAAGGGCAAGAATTGCGACCAGGACATCAACGAGTGTGAGAGCAATCCCTGTCAGTACAACAGCAACTGCCTGGAGCGATCCAATCAGACGCTGTACCAGCTTAGCCGCCTCACGGACCTTCCCAAGGTGTTTAGTCAGCCATTCAGCTACGAGAATGCCAGCGG CTACGAGTGCGTTTGTGTGCCTGGAATCATTGGTAAGAACTGCGAGATCAACATTAATGAGTGCGAGAGCAATCCCTGCAGCAAGCACGGTACCTGCAACGATGGCATCGGCACCTACACCTGCGAATGCGAACCCGGCTTTGAGGGAACCCACTGCGAGATCAATATCGATGAGTGCGATCGCTTTAATCCCTGCCAGAGCGGCACCTGCATTGACCAGATCAACGACTATGAGTGCGACTGTGATGCCAACTTTGGTGGCAAGAACTGTTCGGTGCCACTGATTGGATGCCTAACAAAT CCCTGTTTGAACAATGGCACTTGTCGGCCGTATTTGGTCAACGAGACCGTTCATCTGTATAATTGCACCTGCGAGAACGGCTTCCAGGGCGACACCTGCGAGAAGACCACTACCCTGTCGATGGTGGCGACCAGCCTCATCTCTGTGACCACCGAGCGCGAGGAGGGCTATGACATTAATTTGCAATTTAGGACAACGCTGCCCAACGGCGTGCTGGCCTTTGGCACCTCCGGGGAGAAGAATGAGCCCGTCAGCTATATTCTAGAGCTGATCAATGGACGCCTGAACCTGCATTCGTCGCTGCTCAACAAATGGGAGGGCGTGTTTATTGGCTCCAAGCTGAATGACAGCAATTGGCATAAGGTGTTTGTGGCCATCAATACGTCTCATTTGGTGTTGTCGGCCAACGATGAGCAGGCCATATTCCCAGTGGGATCCTACGAGACGGCCAACAACAGCCAGCCCTCGTTTCCACGTACCTATTTGGGCGGAACGATACCCAATCTAAAGTCATATCTACGGCATTTGACGCACCAACCGTCGGCCTTTGTGGGCTGCATGCAGGACATAGTCGTCAATGGAAAATGGATCTTCCCCGACGAGCAGAGTGCCAATTTTACGTACGGGGATACCAAGCTGGAGAATGTCCAAAGCGGCTGTCCACGCACCGAACAATGCAAACCGAATCCCTGCCACTCGAATGGCGAGTGCACGGATCTGTGGCACACGTTTGCCTGCCACTGTCCGAGGCCCTTCTTTGGACACACCTGCCAGCACA ATATGACAGCAGCTACTTTTGGGCATGAGAATACCACACATTCGGCTGTGATTGTGGAGACCACCGATGTGGGCAGACGAGCCATACGCTCTATTCTGGATATATCCATGTTTATACGCACTCGAGAGCCCACGGGGCAGGTCTTCTATTTGGGCAGCGATCCACGCAAGGCACCCACCAAAA ACATTGGTGACTCGTATGTTTCGGCCAAGCTCCATGGCGGCGAGTTACTGGTGAAGATGCAGTTCTCTGGGACCCCCGAGGCCTACACCGTGGGTGGACAGAAGCTGGATAATGGCTACAATCATCTCATCGAGGTGGTTCGCAATCAGACACTGGTGCAGGTCAAGCTCAATGGTACCGAGTACTTCCGCAAGACGCTGTCGACGACGGGTCTGCTGGATGCACAGGTGCTATACTTGGGCGGCCCTGCGCCGACGCGTGAATCCCTGCTGCCCGCCAGCACAGAGCCTGGAGTGGACGAGAGTGTCACGGTGCTCAGCAAGGAGACGACAGATGACAGCAAGGACTACTTCAAGGGCATCATCCAGGACGTGAAAGTGAGCAATGGCTCACTCAATCTTATTGTGGAGATGTATCCGCTCAATGTTACGGATGTGCAAGTGAATGCCAAGCCCCTTGGAGCGGTCAGCATTGACCGTGCCTCGGTGCTGCCTGGCGAGGTATCCGACGATCTATGCCGCAAGAATCCCTGCCGACACAATGCCGAGTGCCGCAACACGTGGAACGACTACAGCTGCAAGTGTCCCAATGGGTACAAGGGCAAGGATTGCCAGGAGATCGAATTCTGCCAGCTGGTCACCTGTCCCGGCGAGAGTGTCTGCCAAAACCTGGACGATGGCTACGAATGTCTGACCAATACCACATTCACGGGCCGGGAACGCAGCCCGCTGGCCTTCTTCTACTTCCAGGAGCCACCACCGGCCGAGGAAACTGGCGGAGAAACTGCACCCAAGCAAACCCTCAAGCCGTCCATTGAGATTGCCTATCGGACACGGGCCGGCGGAACTCTTCTGTTCATCGACAATGCAGACAGTTTCTTCGAGATTGGCGTCAATGGGGGACGCGTGACCATCACCTGGAAGCTCACCCAACTGCATATTGGCGAGTCCACGCGGTTCGAGAAAGAGAACGCCGACGGGGAGTGGAGCCGCATCTTTCTGAGGGCCCACAATGGCAAGCTGGAGGGCGGCTGGAAGGGCTGGGAGTCCATGGTGGATCCGGCCCCATCCTTCTCCGTCGACATTGACCAGGCAGCTATTCAGTATTTGCTGTCGAGCAGCACCCAGGTCTACTTGGGCGGCATGCCCGAGTCGCGTCAGTCGCGTGGCTCCACTCTGTCCGCCCAGCAAGGCTCCCAGTTCAAGGGATGTGTGGGAGAGGCGCGTGTGGgcgatctgctgctgccgtacTTCTCCAATGCCGAACTGTATCCCCGCACCGAGAACGTGTCCGTGCAGCTTAAGGCCCAGTTCCGTTTGAACACTACACGGCCCGACGAGGGATGCATTCTGTGCTTCCAGTCGGACTGCCGGAACGATGGCTTTTGTCGGGCCCCGTCCGACGAGTATGCGTGCACCTGCCAGGCGGGCTACGAGGGCGATGATTGCTCCATCGACATCGATGAGTGCCTCAACACGGTGTGCAAGAACAACGGCACCTGCATCAACCAGGTGGCAGACTTTTTCTGCCAATGCCCCGAAGGATTTGAGGGACGCTACTGCGAGCAGAATATCGACGAATGCGCCATGCAGCCCTGCCAAAATGGTGGCAATTGTACGGATCTGATTGCGGCCTATTTCTGCGATTGTCCGGAGGACTACACCGGTCCCCAATGCGATGTCCTCAAGCAGATGACGTGCGAGAACGAGCCTTGCCGGAATGGATCCACCTGCGAGAACGGTTTCA ATGGATTAACTGGCAATAACTTTACTTGCACCTGCGCCTCAGGCTTTGAGGGTACCCTGTGCGATGTGCCCTTCTGTGAGCGAACGCCCTGCGACAATGGAGGCCTCTGCCTGACCACAGGCGTG TCACCCATGTGCAAATGCAGCCTGGGCTACACGGGTCGTCTGTGCGAGCAGGACATCAACGAATGCGACTCGAACCCCTGCCAGAACGAAGGCAAGTGCAAGGATCTAGTGGGGGCCTACGAATGCAACTGCCTCGGCACTGGATTCGAGGGAGTTCACTGCGAAAACGACATTGACGAGTGCAGTGTGGAGGGAGAGTATTGTGGCGGATTAGGTCGGTGCTTTAACAAGCGCGGCTCCTTCCAGTGCATATGCGAGAAGCCCTACTGCGGAGCATATTGCAACTTTACGGATCCCTGCAATGCCACTGATATTTGCGGCAATGGAGGCCGCTGCATGGAGAACTGCGGTACAGAACCGGACTACTATTGCGTTTGCACGGAAGGATTTGCGGGCAAGAATTGCACGGCACCG ATCGTTGCCAAGGAGGATGGCCCATCGACGACAGATATAGCCATCATTGTTATACCCGTTGTGGTGGTGTTGCTCCTGATTGCCGGAGCACTGCTGGGCACCTTCCTGGTGATGGCGCGCAACAAGCGTGCCACGCGCGGCACCTACAGCCCCAGCGCCCAGGAGTACTGCAATCCGAGGCTGGAAATGGACAATGTGCTGAAGCCGCCGCCAGAGGAACGACTTATTTAG